Proteins from a genomic interval of Diaminobutyricimonas aerilata:
- the dinB gene encoding DNA polymerase IV has protein sequence MSKQDGRGRQVTTAPVDDPAAHVLHMDLDAFYASVELLDRPELRHLPVVIGHDSMRSVVTAANYVARQYGVNSAMPMSVALRKCPNAVILEPHFEKYSRLSGEVMEICRSVTPLVEQLSIDEAFLDVAGARRLLGTPYEIAVDVRRRVQEQTGLTCSIGVAATKFVAKLASSRSKPDGLLVVPKAETLDFLHPLPISALWGVGARTEEKLRAMGLQTVGDLARTPVETLHRWVGAAGGAKLHALAWARDPRSVETERIEKSVGHESTFGRDLTEPEQVHRELLRLSDQVGVRLRKHGVVGRTVSLKLRYTDFTTITRSRTLAEPTDLGRRIYEEVREVYDAVAKPGDRIRLVGVRMEQLGRPEGTALGLWDDDEAWRETETTIDAVAERFGRGAVTPAALLNRRKRDRPPAD, from the coding sequence GTGAGCAAGCAGGACGGTCGAGGCCGCCAGGTCACCACCGCGCCGGTGGACGACCCGGCGGCCCACGTGCTGCACATGGACCTCGACGCGTTCTACGCGTCGGTGGAGCTGCTCGACCGCCCCGAGTTGCGGCATCTGCCCGTCGTGATCGGCCACGACTCGATGCGCTCGGTCGTCACGGCCGCGAACTACGTCGCCCGGCAGTACGGGGTGAACTCGGCGATGCCGATGAGCGTCGCCCTGCGCAAGTGCCCGAACGCCGTCATCCTCGAACCGCACTTCGAGAAGTACTCGCGCCTGTCCGGCGAGGTCATGGAGATCTGCCGCAGCGTCACCCCGCTCGTCGAGCAGCTGAGCATCGACGAGGCGTTCCTCGACGTCGCCGGGGCGCGGCGGCTGCTCGGCACCCCGTACGAGATCGCCGTCGACGTGCGCCGTCGGGTGCAGGAGCAGACCGGGCTCACGTGCTCGATCGGCGTCGCCGCCACGAAGTTCGTCGCCAAGCTCGCCTCGAGCCGCTCGAAGCCCGACGGACTGCTCGTCGTGCCGAAGGCCGAGACGCTCGACTTCCTGCATCCGCTGCCCATCTCCGCGCTGTGGGGCGTCGGCGCCCGCACCGAGGAGAAGCTGCGCGCCATGGGGCTGCAGACGGTCGGCGACCTCGCGCGCACCCCCGTCGAGACGTTGCACCGCTGGGTCGGTGCGGCGGGCGGAGCCAAGCTGCACGCGCTCGCGTGGGCTCGCGACCCGCGCTCGGTCGAGACGGAGCGCATCGAGAAGAGCGTCGGGCACGAGTCGACGTTCGGTCGCGACCTCACCGAGCCGGAGCAGGTGCACCGCGAGCTGCTGCGCCTCTCCGACCAGGTGGGGGTGCGGTTGCGCAAGCACGGGGTGGTCGGGCGCACGGTGTCGCTCAAGCTCCGGTACACCGACTTCACGACCATCACCCGCTCGCGCACCCTCGCCGAGCCCACCGACCTGGGACGCCGCATCTATGAGGAGGTGCGCGAGGTCTACGACGCCGTCGCGAAGCCGGGCGACCGCATCCGGCTCGTCGGGGTGAGGATGGAGCAGCTCGGCCGCCCCGAGGGCACCGCGCTCGGACTGTGGGACGACGACGAGGCATGGCGCGAGACCGAGACCACGATCGACGCGGTCGCCGAGCGCTTCGGCCGCGGTGCCGTGACGCCGGCCGCGCTCCTGAACCGCCGGAAGCGCGACCGGCCGCCGGCCGACTAG
- a CDS encoding DEAD/DEAH box helicase, with protein MSSAIEHPHLGGGAAERLPPSYPERAARGTAGALRAWQAEALEEYFRTEPKDFLVAATPGAGKTTFALRLASELLHRRTIDRITVVAPTEHLKRQWADAAHRAGIRLDPQFQNRQQRYARHYHGVAVTYAQIAVRAALHRELTESGRTLVILDEVHHGGDALSWGDAIREAFEPATRRLSLTGTPFRSDTAPIPFVRYLRDERGIRLSQTDYDYGYGRALQDGVVRPVIFLSYAGRMRWRTRQGEEMEARLGEPDTKDVTSQAWRTALDPNGEWIPAVLRAADRRLTEVRHSVPDAGGLVIATDQTVARAYAEILQQITGEAPTVVLSDDKGASERIEQFSQGEQRWLVAVRMVSEGVDVPRLSVGVYATSASTPLFFAQAIGRFVRTRRRGETASIFIPSVPILLALASQMELEREHALDRERTDDGLDDQLIDEANRQEKASEDLTTEFEWLALDSEATFEKVMYDGAEYGQLVEPGTEEELDFIGLPGLLEPEQVSELLKARQARQSRRVAEKQRHTPPEQREEPPPALYRTLKEQRSLLNSLVGIYARTVNMPHGMVHAEVRRVCGGPEVARCSVTQLQARIDYLRKRIGG; from the coding sequence GTGAGCAGCGCGATCGAACACCCGCATCTGGGCGGGGGAGCGGCCGAGCGACTGCCACCCTCCTACCCCGAGCGCGCGGCCCGCGGAACCGCCGGAGCCCTGCGCGCGTGGCAGGCCGAGGCGCTCGAGGAGTACTTCCGCACCGAGCCCAAGGACTTCCTTGTCGCCGCGACCCCGGGCGCCGGTAAGACGACGTTCGCCCTCCGGCTCGCGAGCGAACTGCTGCACCGGCGCACGATCGACCGCATCACCGTCGTCGCCCCGACCGAGCACCTCAAGCGGCAGTGGGCCGACGCCGCGCACCGCGCCGGCATCCGGCTCGACCCGCAGTTCCAGAACCGGCAGCAGCGCTACGCGCGGCACTACCACGGCGTCGCCGTCACCTACGCGCAGATCGCCGTGCGGGCGGCGCTGCACCGCGAGCTCACCGAGTCCGGTCGCACGCTCGTGATCCTGGACGAGGTGCATCACGGCGGCGACGCGCTCAGCTGGGGCGACGCCATCCGCGAGGCGTTCGAACCGGCGACGCGCCGCCTGTCGCTCACCGGCACCCCGTTCCGCTCCGACACGGCGCCCATCCCGTTCGTGCGCTACCTGCGCGACGAGCGCGGCATCCGCCTCTCGCAGACCGACTACGACTACGGCTACGGACGGGCGCTGCAGGACGGCGTCGTGCGTCCGGTCATCTTCCTCTCCTACGCGGGCCGGATGCGCTGGCGCACCCGCCAGGGCGAGGAGATGGAGGCGCGGCTCGGCGAACCCGACACGAAAGATGTCACCTCGCAGGCGTGGCGCACCGCGCTCGACCCGAACGGGGAGTGGATCCCCGCGGTGCTGCGCGCGGCCGACCGGCGGCTCACCGAGGTGCGGCACTCGGTGCCGGATGCCGGCGGCCTCGTCATCGCGACCGATCAGACGGTGGCGCGCGCGTACGCCGAGATCCTGCAGCAGATCACCGGCGAGGCACCCACCGTGGTGCTCTCCGACGACAAGGGCGCGAGCGAACGGATCGAGCAGTTCTCCCAGGGCGAGCAGCGCTGGCTCGTCGCGGTGCGCATGGTCTCGGAAGGCGTCGACGTGCCACGGCTCAGCGTCGGCGTGTACGCGACCTCGGCCTCGACACCGCTGTTCTTCGCCCAGGCGATCGGGCGTTTCGTGCGCACCCGGCGTCGCGGCGAGACGGCGTCGATCTTCATCCCGAGCGTGCCCATCCTGCTCGCCCTCGCCTCGCAGATGGAGCTCGAGCGGGAGCACGCCCTCGACCGGGAACGCACCGACGACGGTCTCGACGATCAGCTCATCGACGAGGCGAACCGGCAGGAGAAGGCGTCGGAGGACCTCACCACCGAGTTCGAGTGGCTCGCCCTCGACTCCGAGGCGACCTTCGAGAAGGTCATGTACGACGGCGCCGAATACGGCCAGCTCGTCGAGCCCGGCACGGAGGAGGAGCTCGACTTCATCGGGCTCCCGGGGCTGCTGGAACCGGAGCAGGTGAGCGAGCTGCTCAAGGCGCGGCAGGCGCGGCAGTCGCGGCGCGTGGCGGAGAAGCAGCGGCACACGCCGCCCGAGCAGCGCGAGGAGCCGCCGCCTGCGCTGTACCGCACGCTCAAGGAGCAGCGCAGCCTGCTCAACAGCCTCGTCGGCATCTACGCGCGTACGGTGAACATGCCGCACGGCATGGTGCACGCGGAGGTCCGCCGCGTCTGCGGCGGCCCGGAGGTCGCCCGTTGCTCGGTCACCCAGCTGCAGGCGCGCATCGACTACCTCCGCAAGCGCATCGGCGGCTGA
- a CDS encoding D-alanyl-D-alanine carboxypeptidase family protein, whose protein sequence is MPLTRAQIYRRRRVAVFGGLAAVLAVLLYLPTTLLAPVSAAEFRPVELPPITTAPAAPTFPAYGGGAIGAVGWDGVLATSGDTAPRSIASITKVVTALVVLDAHPLAVGETGPTIETTTADVALYDSYLARNGKVVSVRPGLQFTQREMLDLVLIESANNYAETLATWAFGSHQAYVDAATAWVAAHGLTQTTIVDSTGMSPDNRSSTADLVTLGKLALEHPVVAEIVATPTMQLHDIGRLDNTNGLLGMGGVDGIKTGTLDEAGACLLFAADLPVGGGTVTVVGAVLGAEDHDQLDTDVQALLASVTPGFQEVTLATDGEVVGSYASEWGDRSDLVVVGDHRTVVWSDAPVAATVDSREVHLAHAGSDAGALRVTVAGETTDITLRLADEIDDPGPWWRLTNPIALLF, encoded by the coding sequence GTGCCGCTGACCCGTGCCCAGATCTACCGGCGCCGCCGGGTCGCCGTCTTCGGCGGACTCGCCGCGGTGCTCGCCGTGCTCCTCTACCTTCCGACGACGCTGCTCGCTCCGGTGAGTGCGGCCGAATTCCGCCCCGTCGAGCTGCCGCCCATCACCACCGCACCGGCGGCCCCGACGTTCCCCGCCTATGGTGGCGGCGCCATCGGCGCGGTCGGCTGGGACGGCGTGCTCGCGACGTCGGGGGACACGGCTCCGCGATCCATCGCCTCGATCACCAAGGTGGTCACCGCTCTCGTGGTGCTCGACGCGCATCCGCTCGCCGTAGGGGAGACCGGACCCACGATCGAGACGACGACGGCGGATGTCGCGCTCTACGACTCCTACCTCGCCCGCAACGGCAAGGTGGTGTCGGTGCGCCCGGGCCTGCAGTTCACCCAGCGGGAGATGCTCGACCTCGTGCTCATCGAATCGGCCAACAACTACGCGGAGACGCTCGCCACGTGGGCGTTCGGGTCGCACCAGGCGTACGTGGACGCGGCGACCGCGTGGGTCGCCGCCCATGGGCTCACGCAGACGACGATCGTCGACAGCACGGGCATGTCGCCCGACAACCGCAGCTCGACCGCCGATCTGGTGACGCTCGGCAAACTCGCCCTCGAACATCCGGTGGTTGCCGAGATCGTGGCCACGCCGACGATGCAGCTGCACGACATCGGACGACTCGACAACACCAACGGGCTGCTCGGCATGGGCGGCGTCGACGGGATCAAGACCGGCACGCTCGACGAGGCGGGGGCGTGCCTGCTCTTCGCCGCCGACCTCCCTGTCGGGGGTGGAACGGTCACCGTCGTCGGTGCGGTGCTCGGTGCCGAGGACCACGATCAGCTCGACACCGATGTGCAGGCGCTGCTCGCCTCGGTGACGCCGGGCTTCCAGGAGGTCACGCTCGCGACCGACGGCGAGGTGGTCGGCAGTTACGCGAGCGAGTGGGGCGACCGGAGCGACCTCGTCGTCGTCGGCGACCACCGCACCGTCGTCTGGTCGGATGCGCCGGTCGCGGCGACCGTCGACTCGCGCGAGGTGCACCTCGCCCACGCCGGCAGCGACGCGGGTGCGCTGCGGGTCACCGTCGCGGGGGAGACGACCGACATCACGTTGCGGCTCGCCGACGAGATCGACGATCCCGGGCCGTGGTGGCGGCTGACGAACCCGATCGCTCTGCTGTTCTGA
- a CDS encoding error-prone DNA polymerase — translation MGWNNPPIPWSEFERALTEGRRPGSVPSTTGDGGDSPAWSQKRAAYVPPAGLRADEAAVPYAELHAHSAFSFLDGASLPEELLEEAARLGLSGLALTDHDGFYGAVRLAEAAESYGITTVFGSELSLDLTAPQLGAPDPEGTHLLVLARQEEGYHRLAAAITAGQLAGGEKGRPVYDLDDLSARADGHWLVLTGCRKGAVRQALTGEGSASIRARRAGEELDRLVALFGHDNVAVELFDHGTPLDSTHNDALAELAAARGLPVVATGSVHYATPAKHPLATALSAVRARRSLDELDGWLPASGAAHLRSGAEMAERFRRYPGAVSRTVQYAEELGFSLRRAKPRLPRQKVPEGHTPMSYLRQLVWEGAARKYPRLSDADRARIERELDVIETKDFPGYFLIVWDIVRFARERGILCQGRGSAANSAVCYLLNITAVDAIARDLPFERFLSAMREEEPDIDVDFNSDRREEVIQYVYAKYGRQNAAQVANVISYRPKNAVRDMARALGYSPGQQDAWSKQVERWGALVESNDHDIPDQVVGLATQTLKLPRHLGIHSGGMVLTDRPVGEVVPIEHARMDGRTVLQWEKDDCAWMGLVKFDLLGLGMLAALQYALDLIRDTTGEDWQLDTIPQEEQGVYDMLCRADSIGVFQVESRAQMGLLPRLQPRSYYDLVVQIALVRPGPIQGGAVHPFVRRKLGKEPITYPHPKLEPVLERTLGVPVFQEQLMQMAMAVGECTGDDADLLRRAMGSKRGLERIDSLREKLYAGMANNGITGALADELYGRIQAFANFGFAESHSLSFGLLVYASSWVKLHYPAVFLASLLRSQPMGFYSPASLVADAERHGVEVRRPCILRSGALTGLESLADPAHRGPLEPTGLDACLEREQPHVPVFDPTAPDETLAHRRDGRFAVRMGLTEVKGIGAEVAERIAAERDANGPYRSMADLVRRTGLVAAQLEALATAGAFDALGMSRREALWAAGNAALDRAEFLPDSFVAVQPPLFAMPTETEVLLDDLWATGVSPGDHPLRHIRNDLDQRGVLTAAALRTAESGRRVEVGGIVTHRQRPATASGITFLNLEDETGLVNIICSVGLWSRYRRVVRDAPALIVRGMLERSEEGVTNVLADGVEPLSITVPTRSRDFR, via the coding sequence ATGGGCTGGAACAACCCGCCGATCCCCTGGTCGGAGTTCGAGCGCGCCCTGACCGAGGGCCGTCGGCCCGGCAGCGTGCCGTCGACCACGGGCGACGGCGGCGACAGCCCAGCCTGGAGCCAGAAGCGCGCCGCCTACGTGCCGCCGGCGGGATTGCGCGCCGACGAGGCCGCGGTGCCCTACGCCGAGCTGCACGCGCACTCGGCCTTCAGCTTCCTCGACGGGGCGAGCCTGCCCGAGGAGCTGCTCGAGGAGGCGGCCCGGCTCGGGCTCTCCGGTCTCGCCCTCACCGACCACGACGGCTTCTACGGTGCGGTGCGTCTCGCCGAGGCGGCCGAGAGCTACGGCATCACGACCGTGTTCGGTTCGGAGCTCTCCCTCGATCTCACCGCCCCGCAACTGGGCGCCCCCGACCCGGAGGGCACCCACCTGCTCGTGCTCGCCCGGCAGGAGGAGGGCTACCACCGGCTCGCCGCGGCGATCACCGCCGGACAGCTCGCCGGCGGTGAGAAGGGGCGCCCGGTCTACGACCTCGACGACCTCTCGGCGCGCGCCGACGGGCACTGGCTCGTGCTGACCGGATGCCGCAAGGGCGCGGTGCGTCAGGCGCTCACGGGTGAGGGGTCGGCGAGCATCCGCGCCCGCCGGGCGGGTGAGGAGCTCGACCGTCTCGTCGCCCTCTTCGGACACGACAACGTCGCCGTCGAGCTGTTCGACCACGGCACCCCGCTCGACAGCACCCACAACGACGCGCTCGCCGAGCTCGCGGCCGCCCGCGGACTGCCCGTCGTCGCGACCGGATCGGTGCACTACGCGACCCCCGCGAAGCATCCGCTCGCCACCGCCCTCTCCGCCGTGCGCGCGCGGCGCAGCCTCGATGAGCTCGACGGCTGGCTGCCCGCCTCCGGGGCCGCCCATCTGCGCTCGGGTGCCGAGATGGCGGAGCGCTTCCGCCGGTACCCCGGCGCGGTGTCGCGCACGGTGCAGTACGCCGAGGAGCTCGGGTTCTCGCTGCGGCGGGCGAAGCCGCGCCTGCCGCGGCAGAAGGTGCCCGAGGGGCACACGCCGATGAGCTACCTGCGGCAGCTCGTGTGGGAGGGCGCCGCCCGCAAGTACCCGCGGCTGAGCGACGCCGACCGGGCCCGCATCGAGCGCGAGCTCGACGTGATCGAGACCAAGGACTTCCCGGGCTACTTCCTCATCGTGTGGGACATCGTGCGCTTCGCGCGCGAGCGCGGCATCCTCTGTCAGGGGCGCGGTTCTGCCGCGAACTCGGCCGTCTGCTACCTGCTGAACATCACCGCCGTCGACGCGATCGCCCGCGATCTGCCGTTCGAGCGGTTCCTCTCGGCGATGCGCGAGGAGGAGCCCGACATCGACGTCGACTTCAACTCCGACCGTCGCGAGGAGGTCATCCAGTACGTCTACGCCAAGTACGGCCGGCAGAACGCCGCGCAGGTGGCGAACGTGATCAGCTACCGTCCGAAGAACGCGGTGCGCGACATGGCGCGCGCCCTCGGCTACAGCCCGGGACAGCAGGACGCCTGGTCGAAGCAGGTGGAACGCTGGGGCGCGCTCGTCGAGAGCAACGACCACGACATCCCCGACCAGGTGGTCGGGCTCGCGACGCAGACGCTCAAGCTGCCGCGGCACCTCGGCATCCACTCCGGCGGCATGGTGCTCACCGACCGCCCGGTGGGCGAGGTCGTGCCGATCGAGCATGCGCGCATGGACGGCCGCACGGTGCTGCAGTGGGAGAAGGACGACTGCGCCTGGATGGGCCTCGTCAAGTTCGACCTGCTGGGGCTCGGGATGCTCGCCGCGCTGCAGTACGCGCTCGACCTCATCCGCGACACGACGGGTGAGGACTGGCAGCTCGACACCATCCCGCAGGAGGAGCAGGGCGTGTACGACATGCTCTGCCGCGCCGACTCGATCGGCGTGTTCCAGGTAGAGTCGCGCGCGCAGATGGGGCTACTACCGCGCCTGCAACCGCGCAGCTACTACGACCTCGTCGTGCAGATCGCGCTCGTGCGGCCCGGACCCATCCAGGGCGGCGCGGTGCACCCGTTCGTGCGCCGCAAGCTCGGCAAGGAGCCCATCACCTATCCGCATCCGAAGCTCGAACCGGTGCTGGAGCGCACCCTCGGGGTGCCGGTGTTCCAGGAGCAGCTCATGCAGATGGCGATGGCCGTCGGCGAGTGCACGGGCGACGACGCCGACCTGCTTCGGCGGGCGATGGGGTCCAAGCGCGGGCTCGAGCGCATCGACTCGCTGCGCGAGAAGCTCTACGCCGGCATGGCCAACAACGGCATCACCGGCGCGCTCGCCGACGAGCTGTACGGCCGCATCCAGGCGTTCGCGAACTTCGGCTTCGCCGAGAGCCACAGCCTGAGCTTCGGGCTGCTCGTCTACGCGAGCTCGTGGGTCAAGCTGCACTACCCGGCGGTGTTCCTCGCCTCGCTGTTGCGCTCGCAGCCGATGGGGTTCTACTCCCCCGCGTCGCTCGTCGCGGATGCGGAACGGCACGGCGTCGAGGTGCGCCGGCCGTGCATCCTGCGCTCCGGCGCGCTCACCGGGCTCGAGTCGCTCGCCGACCCCGCGCATCGCGGCCCGCTCGAGCCGACCGGACTCGACGCGTGCCTCGAGCGGGAGCAGCCGCACGTGCCCGTGTTCGACCCCACCGCGCCCGACGAGACGCTCGCGCATCGCCGCGACGGCCGCTTCGCGGTGCGGATGGGGCTCACCGAGGTGAAGGGCATCGGTGCGGAGGTGGCGGAGCGGATCGCGGCGGAGCGCGACGCGAACGGCCCGTACCGCAGCATGGCCGACCTGGTGCGGCGCACCGGGCTCGTCGCCGCGCAGCTCGAGGCGCTCGCAACCGCGGGCGCCTTCGACGCGCTCGGGATGTCGCGGCGCGAGGCGCTGTGGGCGGCCGGCAACGCCGCGCTCGACCGGGCCGAGTTCCTGCCCGACAGCTTCGTCGCGGTGCAGCCGCCGCTGTTCGCGATGCCGACCGAGACGGAGGTGCTGCTCGACGACCTGTGGGCCACGGGCGTCTCCCCCGGCGACCACCCGCTGCGGCACATCCGGAACGACCTCGATCAGCGCGGCGTGCTCACCGCCGCGGCGCTGCGCACCGCCGAGTCGGGGCGCCGCGTGGAGGTGGGCGGCATCGTGACGCACCGGCAGCGCCCGGCGACCGCGAGCGGCATCACGTTCCTCAACCTCGAGGACGAGACCGGGCTCGTCAACATCATCTGCTCGGTGGGGCTGTGGAGCCGGTACCGCCGCGTGGTGCGCGACGCGCCCGCCCTCATCGTGCGCGGCATGCTCGAGCGTTCGGAGGAGGGTGTCACCAACGTGCTCGCCGACGGGGTGGAGCCGCTGTCGATCACGGTGCCGACCCGCTCCCGCGACTTCCGCTGA
- a CDS encoding SGNH/GDSL hydrolase family protein, with protein MTQHHPWSRYVALGDSFTEGIGDPEPRSPGGHRGWADRVAEVLSEQTEDLAYANLAVRGRLLQQIIDEQIEPALELRPDLITISAGGNDIIRPNTDPDEVAGRIDGAIARLRSDGATVALFTGPDIGMTPVLGRVRGKVAIYNENLRAVAARHDAVIIDMWALRELRDPRMWAPDRLHFSPTGHHTIAIAVLDALGVEHSLEPYRPEPMHPVPWRQARVEDIGWAREYLLPWVLRRIRHQSSGDNITAKRPLAGRVRETDRTL; from the coding sequence ATGACACAGCATCACCCGTGGTCACGGTACGTCGCGCTCGGTGACTCGTTCACGGAGGGCATCGGAGATCCGGAACCGCGCAGCCCCGGCGGGCACCGCGGCTGGGCGGATCGGGTCGCCGAGGTGTTGAGCGAACAGACCGAGGATCTCGCCTATGCCAACCTCGCGGTCCGCGGCCGCCTGCTCCAGCAGATCATCGACGAGCAGATCGAACCCGCCCTCGAACTGCGGCCCGACCTGATCACCATCTCGGCGGGCGGCAACGACATCATCCGGCCCAACACCGATCCCGACGAGGTCGCGGGACGCATCGACGGCGCCATCGCCCGGTTGCGCTCCGACGGCGCGACCGTCGCCCTCTTCACCGGACCAGACATCGGCATGACGCCGGTGCTCGGGCGGGTGCGCGGCAAGGTCGCGATCTACAACGAGAACCTGCGCGCGGTCGCCGCGCGGCACGACGCCGTCATCATCGACATGTGGGCATTGCGCGAACTGCGCGACCCGCGCATGTGGGCGCCGGACCGGCTGCACTTCTCCCCCACCGGGCACCACACGATCGCGATCGCCGTGCTCGATGCGCTCGGCGTCGAGCACTCGCTCGAGCCGTACCGGCCCGAGCCGATGCACCCCGTGCCGTGGCGTCAGGCGCGCGTCGAGGACATCGGCTGGGCGCGGGAGTACCTCCTGCCGTGGGTGCTGCGGCGCATCCGCCACCAGTCCTCCGGCGACAACATCACGGCGAAGCGGCCGCTCGCCGGGCGGGTGCGGGAGACCGACCGGACGCTCTGA
- a CDS encoding DNA polymerase Y family protein, with the protein MSALPAAAPVPVGDSPVRSLVLWCPDWPVVALSRAGDTRVHPDEPVALVEANRVVACSAAARREGVRRGQRRREAQSRCPTLRIVRHDPGLDQRAFAPVIDALEEVTPGVQILRPGLSALRVRGPARYYGGEIPAALTLVGILTELGIPEVRAGVADGPFTAEHAARRADPVRVVPPGKAAEFLAPLPIAVLDDADLIGLLQRLGVRTLGDFATLAPDEVRGRLGDHGALLHALAGGLDSRRIVPRVPPRDLDREVSFEPPLDNVDQVAFGIRVAAERFVDGLAAAHLVCTSLGVEIAAENGERSERVWLHPRAFAAGEVVDRVRWQLQGATPGQGGLRSGVVRVRLTPETVDAIGNHEHGLWGAGPDDRVHAALSRVQSMLGHRGVVTATVGGGRTLADRQTLVPWGDRPVHARERGRPWPGSLPPPVPSTVFPTPRAVTVTDAQGAAVTVDERGHPSAPPAAFTLSNGAGASTPHGAARRTVASWAGPWTVQERWWDAASTGPEHRFQVVDGDGIAWLLLLRGDGWWAEARYD; encoded by the coding sequence ATGAGCGCCCTCCCCGCCGCCGCCCCGGTACCCGTCGGCGACTCCCCCGTGCGCAGCCTCGTGCTGTGGTGCCCCGACTGGCCGGTCGTCGCGCTCTCCCGCGCCGGCGACACCCGCGTGCACCCCGACGAGCCCGTCGCGCTCGTCGAGGCGAACCGCGTGGTCGCGTGTTCCGCCGCCGCCCGCCGCGAGGGTGTGCGGCGCGGTCAGCGCCGTCGTGAGGCGCAGTCGCGATGCCCGACGCTGCGGATCGTGCGCCACGATCCCGGGCTCGACCAGCGCGCGTTCGCCCCCGTCATCGACGCGCTCGAGGAGGTCACCCCGGGCGTGCAGATCCTGCGGCCCGGGCTCAGCGCCCTGCGCGTGCGCGGGCCCGCCCGCTACTACGGCGGCGAGATCCCCGCCGCCCTCACCCTCGTCGGCATCCTCACCGAGCTCGGCATCCCCGAGGTGCGGGCCGGCGTCGCCGACGGTCCGTTCACGGCCGAGCACGCCGCCCGCCGTGCCGATCCGGTACGTGTGGTGCCGCCCGGGAAGGCGGCGGAGTTCCTCGCCCCGCTGCCGATCGCCGTGCTCGATGACGCCGACCTCATCGGACTGCTGCAGCGGCTCGGGGTGCGCACGCTCGGCGACTTCGCGACGCTCGCCCCCGACGAGGTGCGCGGCCGGCTCGGCGACCACGGCGCCCTGCTGCACGCCCTCGCCGGCGGACTGGACTCGCGCCGCATCGTGCCGCGCGTGCCGCCGCGTGACCTCGACCGCGAGGTGTCGTTCGAACCGCCCCTCGACAACGTCGACCAGGTCGCGTTCGGCATCCGGGTCGCCGCCGAGCGGTTCGTCGACGGACTCGCCGCCGCCCACCTGGTGTGCACGTCGCTCGGCGTCGAGATCGCCGCGGAGAACGGCGAGCGGTCGGAACGGGTGTGGCTGCACCCGCGCGCGTTCGCCGCGGGCGAGGTGGTCGACCGGGTGCGCTGGCAGCTGCAGGGCGCGACCCCCGGGCAGGGCGGACTGCGCTCGGGCGTCGTGCGGGTGCGGCTCACCCCCGAGACGGTCGACGCGATCGGCAACCACGAGCACGGGCTGTGGGGCGCCGGACCCGACGACCGGGTGCACGCCGCCCTCTCGCGCGTGCAGAGCATGCTCGGGCACCGCGGGGTCGTCACCGCCACGGTCGGCGGCGGACGCACCCTCGCCGACCGGCAGACCCTCGTGCCGTGGGGCGACCGCCCCGTGCACGCCCGCGAGCGGGGCCGCCCGTGGCCGGGCAGCCTGCCGCCCCCGGTGCCCTCGACCGTGTTCCCCACCCCGCGGGCGGTGACGGTGACGGATGCGCAGGGCGCGGCGGTCACGGTCGACGAGCGCGGGCATCCGAGCGCCCCGCCCGCAGCGTTCACGCTCTCGAACGGAGCGGGGGCGTCGACCCCGCACGGCGCCGCCCGTCGCACCGTGGCGAGCTGGGCGGGGCCATGGACCGTGCAGGAGCGCTGGTGGGATGCGGCGTCGACGGGTCCGGAGCACCGGTTCCAGGTGGTCGACGGCGACGGGATCGCCTGGTTGCTGCTGTTGCGCGGTGACGGCTGGTGGGCGGAGGCCCGGTACGACTGA